Proteins encoded by one window of Synechococcus sp. WH 7805:
- a CDS encoding FAD-dependent oxidoreductase: MVFPAMVDAVDVLVWGGGTGGVTAAIQAARGGARTLLLTPGRWLGGMVSAAGVCCPDGNELTPWQTGLWGAFLRELDRREPEGLDHNWVSCFGFRPTTAEAILQDWVKSEAMLLWWPGCQLLEVERVNSRIAAVRIAIDGEQRRVRCKVVIDGSDRGDLLPLAQAPFRFGWEAQEQWSEPSAPSRARLETEPFFKLQPVQSPTWVVMGQLQSDRLRSDPERGLDPDGHPLLPRPFERACEAFGLERTLTYGRLPGGLVMLNWPLHGNDWHWGLNRAFSADPLLELELYREMQAHSLRFAEALQEASDGWVQLGKAFPADSGSPEPWLAAMPYWREGRRLIGRSTVIEQDLLPTGQAPGCAPLPRNQAGALQSIAVGNYANDHHYPGSDWPLAAKSCRWGGRWTGTPFCIPYGALVSVEIDNLLAADKAISTSHMANGATRLQPLVMNVGQAAGAAAALAVETMNAPGDLVVHELQQRLLTDPIAPSAVVPRWDSPWHDSQWLDLQTQGSPSDQLRRTSAQGSGQHARRFEGVLTVAADGAASLQLADGVSWPLITLEPEIAAWWDGVDGAIEACVMARMNPWGPWLVVEQRCCC; this comes from the coding sequence ATGGTGTTTCCCGCCATGGTTGATGCAGTGGATGTGTTGGTCTGGGGCGGGGGCACCGGAGGTGTCACCGCAGCGATTCAGGCGGCTCGCGGAGGGGCCAGAACCCTGTTGCTCACGCCAGGGCGTTGGTTGGGGGGCATGGTGAGTGCAGCCGGAGTGTGCTGTCCTGATGGAAATGAGCTCACCCCCTGGCAGACGGGCCTGTGGGGAGCGTTTCTACGGGAGCTGGATCGCCGCGAGCCGGAAGGACTCGATCACAACTGGGTGAGTTGCTTCGGCTTCCGGCCTACCACGGCTGAAGCGATCTTGCAGGACTGGGTGAAGTCTGAAGCAATGTTGCTTTGGTGGCCTGGGTGCCAATTGCTCGAGGTGGAGCGGGTGAATTCAAGGATTGCTGCCGTGCGCATCGCGATTGATGGCGAGCAGAGGAGGGTGCGCTGCAAGGTGGTGATTGATGGCAGCGACCGCGGTGATCTGCTTCCGTTGGCGCAGGCTCCGTTTCGTTTCGGTTGGGAGGCGCAGGAGCAATGGTCTGAACCAAGTGCTCCCTCTCGGGCGCGGCTTGAAACGGAGCCCTTCTTCAAACTGCAACCGGTGCAATCACCCACCTGGGTGGTGATGGGGCAACTGCAGAGCGACCGGCTGAGGTCGGATCCTGAGCGCGGACTTGATCCAGATGGACACCCGCTTCTCCCCAGGCCGTTTGAGAGGGCCTGTGAGGCCTTTGGGCTCGAGCGAACGCTCACCTACGGACGCCTGCCCGGCGGGTTGGTGATGCTGAACTGGCCCTTGCATGGCAATGACTGGCACTGGGGTCTGAACCGTGCGTTCAGTGCTGATCCTCTGCTGGAGCTGGAGTTGTACAGGGAGATGCAGGCCCACAGTCTGCGTTTTGCCGAAGCGTTGCAGGAGGCCAGTGATGGCTGGGTTCAACTGGGCAAGGCATTCCCCGCTGATTCGGGCAGCCCGGAGCCCTGGTTGGCGGCGATGCCTTACTGGCGGGAAGGTCGGCGGCTGATCGGGCGATCAACGGTGATCGAACAAGACCTGCTGCCTACGGGGCAGGCCCCAGGCTGTGCACCCCTGCCGCGCAATCAGGCCGGTGCACTGCAGTCGATCGCCGTCGGCAATTACGCCAACGACCACCACTATCCCGGATCCGACTGGCCGTTGGCTGCAAAGAGTTGCCGTTGGGGCGGACGCTGGACGGGGACTCCGTTCTGCATTCCCTACGGCGCCCTGGTGAGTGTGGAGATCGACAATCTGCTGGCTGCGGATAAAGCCATCAGCACCAGTCACATGGCCAATGGAGCCACGCGATTGCAACCTCTGGTGATGAACGTGGGTCAGGCCGCGGGCGCCGCTGCGGCGTTGGCTGTGGAGACGATGAATGCTCCTGGCGATCTGGTCGTGCATGAACTTCAGCAGCGACTCCTGACCGATCCGATTGCACCGTCTGCGGTAGTCCCTCGCTGGGACAGCCCCTGGCATGACTCTCAGTGGCTCGACCTGCAGACACAAGGATCACCCAGTGATCAGCTTCGGAGGACCTCAGCCCAGGGCAGTGGTCAACACGCCCGCCGTTTTGAGGGAGTGTTGACGGTGGCTGCAGATGGTGCTGCATCTCTGCAGTTGGCTGATGGCGTGAGCTGGCCGTTGATCACCCTGGAACCTGAAATCGCGGCCTGGTGGGATGGAGTGGATGGTGCGATCGAAGCCTGCGTGATGGCGCGGATGAATCCGTGGGGGCCTTGGTTGGTTGTTGAGCAACGCTGTTGTTGCTGA
- a CDS encoding Mo-dependent nitrogenase C-terminal domain-containing protein: MSSIVISDSSLQLWLAALHALALADGDFDAEERRVLTAHLSDILPDADVDWDALPPVDATALAEGFAETPGLAEQFLRTAVVVALADGHLSEKELDLLRHWAVVLDCGEVPLADLKPCLAQPRSDGQTPLTSIKHWLDDLDPSDPRIAAFIVSLIPAQCPFERDIMLFGHKVVHIPPMCKLNPLYDQLVGLRFRCLGHLPEDQQLRFSQQAV, translated from the coding sequence ATGTCCTCGATCGTCATTTCGGATTCGTCCCTGCAGCTGTGGTTGGCAGCTCTGCATGCGCTGGCTCTGGCCGACGGAGATTTCGATGCTGAGGAACGGCGCGTGCTGACGGCCCATTTGTCAGACATCCTTCCGGATGCCGACGTCGATTGGGATGCTCTACCGCCCGTTGATGCGACTGCTCTGGCCGAAGGCTTCGCCGAGACTCCTGGACTGGCCGAGCAGTTTCTGCGGACGGCTGTGGTGGTGGCTCTCGCCGACGGCCATCTCAGTGAGAAAGAGCTGGATCTGCTGCGTCATTGGGCAGTGGTGCTCGACTGCGGTGAAGTACCCCTGGCCGATCTCAAGCCCTGTCTGGCGCAGCCCCGCTCGGATGGTCAAACGCCTCTGACCTCTATCAAGCACTGGCTGGATGACCTTGATCCCAGTGATCCGAGAATTGCAGCCTTCATCGTCAGCCTGATTCCAGCTCAGTGTCCTTTCGAGCGCGACATCATGCTCTTCGGCCACAAGGTTGTGCACATTCCGCCGATGTGCAAACTCAATCCTCTGTATGACCAGCTGGTGGGTCTCCGTTTCCGCTGTCTTGGTCATCTTCCAGAGGATCAGCAGCTGCGTTTCTCTCAGCAGGCGGTCTGA
- the metG gene encoding methionine--tRNA ligase, which translates to MTYSLTTPLYYVNAKPHLGSVYTTIACDALARFQRLEGEEVVFITGVDEHGQKIQRTAEAQSISPADHCDRISALYADLWARWDITNDRFVRTTSPRHRPLVQAFFQRCEAAGHIRTGHQEGWYCVDCEEFKDDLADAKNPDCAIHRKPLEWRDEENLFFCLSQFQERIESLIADPQFIAPSSRRREIENFVAGGLRDFSISRVNVSWGLPVPGHQGHTFYVWFDALLGYLTALLDDGGPVDLDRLTDVGWPVDVHVIGKDILRFHAVYWPAMLMSAGLPVPKRVFGHGFLTREGQKMGKALGNVLDPETLLERCGTDAVRWYLLRDIQFGEDGDFQQQRFMDLVNNDLANTIGNLLNRTASMSRKWFDASLPPVSAAVRSDHPLKDTTERTIDRVRQSIPAFAFKDAAEAVLQLAIEANGYLNEQAPWSLMKQPGHEQKVGDDLYAVLECCRVIGLLLQPLVPGLSSRILAQLDQSPSEKGWTHALSWGQLEPGASLSKPEPVMQRLELESPL; encoded by the coding sequence ATGACCTACAGCCTCACAACACCTCTCTATTACGTCAACGCCAAACCACACCTCGGCAGCGTCTACACCACGATTGCCTGCGATGCGCTCGCACGCTTTCAGCGACTGGAAGGCGAGGAGGTCGTGTTCATCACCGGTGTCGATGAACATGGCCAGAAAATCCAACGCACGGCTGAAGCTCAGAGCATCAGCCCTGCGGATCATTGCGATCGGATTTCCGCCTTGTACGCGGACCTCTGGGCACGTTGGGACATCACCAATGATCGCTTCGTCCGCACCACAAGCCCTCGCCATCGTCCCCTGGTCCAGGCCTTTTTTCAGCGCTGTGAGGCTGCAGGACACATCCGCACCGGCCATCAGGAAGGGTGGTATTGCGTGGATTGTGAGGAATTCAAAGATGATCTTGCCGACGCCAAAAATCCTGACTGCGCCATCCATCGCAAGCCTCTGGAATGGCGCGATGAGGAAAATCTGTTTTTCTGTCTCTCTCAGTTTCAGGAGCGCATTGAATCGCTGATTGCGGATCCTCAGTTCATCGCACCCTCCAGTCGCCGTCGGGAGATTGAAAATTTCGTCGCGGGGGGGTTGCGTGATTTCTCCATTTCCCGGGTGAATGTGTCATGGGGACTGCCCGTCCCCGGGCATCAGGGGCACACGTTTTATGTATGGTTTGACGCCTTACTCGGATACCTCACAGCGCTGCTGGATGACGGTGGTCCGGTGGACCTGGATCGCCTCACTGACGTCGGCTGGCCCGTGGATGTTCATGTGATCGGAAAGGACATCCTGCGCTTTCATGCGGTGTATTGGCCCGCCATGTTGATGTCCGCGGGATTGCCTGTTCCGAAACGCGTTTTCGGCCATGGTTTTCTCACCAGGGAGGGCCAGAAAATGGGCAAAGCTCTCGGGAATGTGCTGGATCCGGAAACCCTGCTTGAGCGTTGTGGGACCGATGCCGTGCGTTGGTATCTGCTGAGAGACATCCAATTCGGTGAAGACGGAGATTTTCAGCAGCAGAGATTTATGGATCTGGTCAACAACGATCTCGCCAACACGATCGGCAATCTCCTGAACCGAACCGCCTCAATGTCGCGTAAATGGTTCGATGCATCCCTTCCTCCGGTGTCGGCAGCGGTTCGCTCTGACCATCCTCTGAAAGACACCACGGAACGGACGATCGATCGCGTACGGCAGTCAATCCCAGCCTTTGCTTTTAAGGACGCTGCCGAAGCTGTGTTGCAACTCGCGATCGAGGCCAACGGCTACCTCAATGAACAGGCGCCATGGAGCCTGATGAAACAACCAGGCCATGAACAGAAAGTGGGGGATGATCTCTATGCAGTTCTGGAATGCTGCAGAGTGATCGGCCTCTTACTTCAACCCTTGGTGCCGGGCCTCAGTTCCAGGATCCTGGCCCAATTGGATCAGAGTCCCAGCGAGAAGGGTTGGACCCATGCGCTGAGCTGGGGACAATTAGAGCCTGGCGCCAGCCTTTCAAAACCTGAACCGGTGATGCAGCGACTTGAGCTTGAGTCCCCCCTCTGA
- the lptC gene encoding LPS export ABC transporter periplasmic protein LptC, whose product MTMPSRHAWFSSCLLASLPWLAGCADGDAPVAVEAPPFVFRSLELEQKSSTGQKEWSLSSPEARYELNRRLVRARQPVGLLFRNGKPSFRIQSDLAQVINDGEKILLEGNVKLQQLTGSKLLIQGDRLRWRPDQGVLTMEQRPRASDQESRISASQAELQQTTNELTLTGTVQLDRWSTSDRNARPDSSLRSGKAQWNLDTGLLNAKGPILGQRRDKEGTVLEQLEGQSLEGNTLKGEITVQAPVILRIPREKGVLRAKATTWVFRDQIIRSAKPFKADLDRTTIRGESFRADLGQSSVDVNGACEIRQPGEALKAERCRWNWSNEAVLAEGKVELRRDENDQVTRATRLEGTVGKEGRISFTAPGSKVQSEVRIPTEGPEGTPEARPQPNPVSF is encoded by the coding sequence ATGACCATGCCGTCGCGCCATGCATGGTTTTCAAGTTGTCTGCTCGCAAGCCTTCCCTGGCTGGCCGGTTGCGCCGATGGGGATGCTCCAGTCGCAGTCGAGGCACCCCCTTTCGTCTTTCGTTCACTTGAGCTTGAACAGAAGTCGAGTACCGGGCAGAAGGAATGGAGCCTGTCGAGCCCAGAAGCCCGTTATGAGCTGAACAGACGTTTGGTTCGCGCCCGACAGCCGGTTGGACTTCTGTTTCGCAACGGGAAGCCGTCCTTTCGGATTCAGTCTGATCTGGCCCAAGTGATCAACGATGGCGAAAAAATTCTGTTGGAAGGGAACGTCAAGCTTCAGCAACTCACTGGCTCGAAATTACTGATCCAAGGCGACCGGCTGCGCTGGCGTCCCGATCAGGGCGTTCTGACCATGGAGCAGCGACCCCGCGCTTCGGATCAGGAGTCGCGAATTTCTGCCAGCCAAGCCGAACTTCAACAAACCACCAATGAACTCACGCTGACGGGCACCGTTCAACTGGATCGCTGGTCAACCTCCGATCGCAACGCCCGACCTGACAGCTCCCTGCGCAGTGGTAAGGCCCAATGGAATCTTGATACAGGGCTACTCAACGCCAAGGGACCGATCCTCGGCCAGCGCAGAGATAAGGAAGGGACTGTTCTCGAACAACTCGAGGGCCAATCCCTGGAGGGAAACACTCTCAAAGGAGAGATCACGGTGCAAGCACCAGTGATTCTCAGAATCCCCCGCGAGAAGGGCGTGTTGAGGGCCAAAGCCACAACCTGGGTGTTCCGAGATCAGATCATTCGCAGTGCAAAGCCGTTTAAGGCTGATCTTGATCGCACCACAATTCGAGGTGAAAGCTTCCGCGCCGATCTCGGTCAAAGCTCCGTGGATGTGAACGGAGCCTGCGAAATCCGTCAGCCAGGAGAAGCATTGAAAGCTGAACGCTGCCGTTGGAACTGGAGCAACGAAGCCGTTTTGGCCGAAGGCAAGGTTGAGTTGCGTCGAGATGAGAATGATCAGGTGACTCGAGCCACTCGGCTGGAGGGAACCGTGGGGAAGGAGGGGCGCATTTCCTTCACCGCGCCTGGATCCAAGGTGCAATCGGAAGTCAGGATCCCGACTGAGGGACCGGAGGGGACACCGGAAGCCCGGCCCCAACCGAATCCAGTGTCCTTCTGA
- a CDS encoding cofactor assembly of complex C subunit B translates to MPGSARLSLIAGVLVLTLSLVNALTAGEFPPSLQRAEVLAGLSAVGLMLIAVLWTRAIPRPAEAAQLSGEQGLRFIEGLDEALTLELAWGSHQFLTATSAASMLVMWDGHVLLRRGLITADSFVPGPICQRATQRQELISLVKTALYPGREEFDPVLPGLPSVMVQPLGQRGWVVLGGWSERCFTRSDERWLAGWSERLRRTLDSVGAGLPVSPPVPQSGS, encoded by the coding sequence ATGCCTGGCTCCGCCCGTCTCTCTCTGATCGCCGGAGTGTTGGTGCTGACCCTGTCACTTGTTAATGCTCTGACGGCTGGAGAGTTTCCTCCTTCCCTGCAGCGTGCAGAGGTTCTTGCTGGATTGTCAGCCGTTGGTTTGATGTTGATTGCTGTCCTTTGGACACGTGCCATTCCCCGTCCCGCTGAAGCAGCGCAACTCAGCGGTGAGCAGGGTCTTCGTTTCATCGAGGGGCTGGACGAAGCCTTGACGTTGGAACTGGCCTGGGGCAGCCATCAGTTTCTGACTGCTACATCAGCAGCCTCCATGCTTGTGATGTGGGATGGGCACGTTCTTCTCCGTCGGGGGCTGATCACGGCGGATTCATTTGTGCCTGGTCCCATCTGTCAACGAGCGACCCAGCGTCAGGAACTGATCTCTCTTGTAAAAACGGCGCTGTATCCCGGACGCGAAGAATTTGATCCTGTGCTGCCGGGCTTGCCATCAGTGATGGTGCAGCCCCTAGGGCAAAGGGGCTGGGTCGTCCTGGGGGGGTGGTCCGAGCGCTGCTTTACCCGATCAGACGAACGCTGGTTGGCGGGATGGAGCGAGCGCCTCAGAAGGACACTGGATTCGGTTGGGGCCGGGCTTCCGGTGTCCCCTCCGGTCCCTCAGTCGGGATCCTGA
- a CDS encoding TerB family tellurite resistance protein, with translation MTDAEAFAAIALAAVACDGTLGRDEAHALRRSLEYRTPYKDRSEKEMAALFDRLLAQLRTGGVERLVDDALPVLTPVQQETALAVAVQLTHADRDVTPEEKHFLNNLTGRLNLPEGRAVMVLEAIMALNRDSLAA, from the coding sequence ATGACTGACGCTGAAGCCTTTGCCGCCATCGCACTCGCCGCGGTGGCCTGTGATGGAACGCTTGGGCGCGATGAGGCCCACGCTCTGCGCCGCTCACTCGAATACCGCACGCCTTACAAGGACAGAAGTGAAAAGGAGATGGCCGCCCTGTTCGATCGCCTCTTGGCTCAGCTGCGAACAGGCGGAGTTGAACGTCTTGTAGACGATGCCCTGCCAGTGCTGACTCCTGTTCAGCAGGAGACAGCACTGGCCGTGGCCGTTCAGCTCACCCATGCCGACCGGGACGTCACCCCCGAAGAAAAACACTTTCTGAACAATCTGACGGGACGTCTCAATCTTCCTGAGGGACGCGCTGTGATGGTGCTGGAGGCGATCATGGCCCTGAACCGGGACAGCCTCGCCGCTTAA
- the psb32 gene encoding photosystem II repair protein Psb32: MNRFTQLTSGILAATLCLLFCAPIAFAVSPQDFPPQPPDELVLDSAEVLSRSGRNEISSSLQELDRFHVDARLVTLRRLDYGLSLPAFGEELLNRWTAATGESDRPLLVFLEESQSKQATVVASPALLEQLPESLLRSTGRTTMSQPLRDGDRFRQATLDGIARIEIVLDGGEDPGPPVQVERVSLPTNVPTAEETEESNAFTWVVVLLVVGTIVPMATWWIFSR; the protein is encoded by the coding sequence ATGAATCGCTTCACCCAGCTCACAAGCGGAATTCTGGCCGCGACCCTCTGTTTGCTGTTCTGCGCGCCGATCGCGTTTGCCGTCTCTCCCCAAGACTTCCCTCCCCAACCACCTGACGAGCTGGTTCTCGATTCAGCAGAAGTGTTGAGTCGTTCTGGACGCAACGAAATCAGCAGCAGCCTTCAGGAGCTGGATCGGTTTCACGTTGATGCACGGCTGGTCACCCTGCGGCGTCTTGATTACGGCCTGAGCCTTCCAGCCTTCGGGGAGGAACTGCTCAATCGCTGGACTGCGGCCACCGGCGAATCAGACAGGCCCCTTCTGGTGTTCCTAGAGGAAAGCCAAAGCAAACAGGCCACAGTGGTCGCCTCACCGGCTCTGTTGGAGCAACTGCCGGAGAGCCTGTTGCGCAGCACAGGGCGAACCACAATGAGCCAACCCTTGCGGGATGGCGATCGCTTCCGCCAGGCCACCCTCGACGGTATCGCGCGAATCGAGATTGTGCTCGACGGTGGCGAAGATCCAGGCCCCCCGGTTCAGGTGGAGAGGGTTTCGCTTCCAACCAATGTTCCAACTGCTGAAGAAACCGAAGAGAGCAATGCCTTCACTTGGGTTGTCGTTCTGCTCGTGGTCGGCACGATAGTTCCGATGGCCACCTGGTGGATTTTCTCCCGGTAA